DNA sequence from the Lycium barbarum isolate Lr01 chromosome 5, ASM1917538v2, whole genome shotgun sequence genome:
NNNNNNNNNNNNNNNNNNNNNNNNNNNNNNNNNNNNNNNNNNNNNNNNNNNNNNNNNNNNNNNNNNNNNNNNNNNNNNNNNNNNNNNNNNNNNNNNNNNNNNNNNNNNNNNNNNNNNNNNNNNNNNNNNNNNNNNNNNNNNNNNNNNNNNNNNNNNNNNNNNNNNNNNNNNNNNNNNNNNNNNNNNNNNNNNNNNNNNNNNNNNNNNNNNNNNNNNNNNNNNNNNNNNNNNNNNNNNNNNNNNNNNNNNNNNNNNNNNNNNNNNNNNNNNNNNNNNNNNNNNNNNNNNNNNNNNNNNNNNNNNNNNNNNNNNNNNNNNNNNNNNNNNNNNNNNNNNNNNNNNNNNNNNNNNNNNNNNNNNNNNNNNNNNNNNNNNNNNNNNNNNNNNNNNNNNNNNNNNNNNNNNNNNNNNNNNNNNNNNNNNNNNNNNNNNNNNNNNNNNNNNNNNNNNNNNNNNNNNNNNNNNNNNNNNNNNNNNNNNNNNNNNNNNNNNNNNNNNNNNNNNNNNNNNNNNNNNNNNNNNNNNNNNNNNNNNNNNNNNNNNNNNNNNNNNNNNNNNNNNNNNNNNNNNNNNNNNNNNNNNNNNNNNNNNNNNNNNNNNNNNNNNNNNNNNNNNNNNNNNNNNNNNNNNNNNNNNNNNNNNNNNNNNNNNNNNNNNNNNNNNNNNNNNNNNNNNNNNNNNNNNNNNNNNNNNNNNNNNNNNNNNNNNNNNNNNNNNNNNNNNNNNNNNNNNNNNNNNNNNNNNNNNNNNNNNNNNNNNNNNNNNNNNNNNNNNNNNNNNNNNNNNNNNNNNNNNNNNNNNNNNNNNNNNNNNNNNNNNNNNNNNNNNNNNNNNNNNNNNNNNNNNNNNNNNNNNNNNNNNNNNNNNNNNNNNNNNNNNNNNNNNNNNNNNNNNNNNNNNNNNNNNNNNNNNNNNNNNNNNNNNNNNNNNNNNNNNNNNNNNNNNNNNNNNNNNNNNNNNNNNNNNNNNNNNNNNNNNNNNNNNNNNNNNNNNNNNNNNNNNNNNNNNNNNNNNNNNNNNNNNNNNNNNNNNNNNNNNNNNNNNNNNNNNNNNNNNNNNNNNNNNNNNNNNNNNNNNNNNNNNNNNNNNNNNNNNNNNNNNNNNNNNNNNNNNNNNNNNNNNNNNNNNNNNNNNNNNNNNNNNNNNNNNNNNNNNNNNNNNNNNNNNNNNNNNNNNNNNNNNNNNNNNNNNNNNNNNNNNNNNNNNNNNNNNNNNNNNNNNNNNNNNNNNNNNNNNNNNNNNNNNNNNNNNNNNNNNNNNNNNNNNNNNNNNNNNNNNNNNNNNNNNNNNNNNNNNNNNNNNNNNNNNNNNNNNNNNNNNNNNNNNNNNNNNNNNNNNNNNNNNNNNNNNNNNNNNNAAGAGGTACATATCTTGCCCGGATCTTCTTCCATAATGGTACGGAACAATAGTATCGTTGGGGTAGATACACAAATCACCTTAAATCTAAGAAGCCGAGTCGGTGGGTTGGTCCgggtggagagaaaaaaaaaacgaattgaaCTTAAAATCTTTTCTGGAGATATCCATTTTCCTGGCGAGACAGATAAGATATCCAGACATACCGGCGTTTTGATACCACCAGGAACAGGAAAAATAAATTCCAAGGAATCCAAAAAAGTGCAAAATTGGATCTATGTCCAACGGATTACACCTAGTAAGAAAAGGTTTTTTGTTTTAGTTCGACCTGTCGTCACATATGAAATAACGGACGGTATAAATTTAGCAACCCTTTTTCCACCGGATCCATTGCAGGAAAGGGATAATGTGCAACTTCGAATTGTCAATTATATCCTTTATGGAAATGGCAAACCGATTCGAGGAATTTCTGACACAAGTATTCAATTAGTTCGGACTTGTTTAGTATTGAATTGGAATCAAGACAAAAAAAGTTCTTCTTGCGAGGAAGCCCGTGCTTCTTTTGTTGAAATAAGGACAAATGGTTTGATTCGACATTTCCTAAGAATCAACTTAGTGAAATCCCCTATTTCATATATCGGAAAAAGGAATGATCCGTCGGGGTCAGGATTGCTCTCTGATAATGGATCAGATTGTACCAATATCAACCCCTTTTCTTCCATTTATTCCTATTCCAAGGCAAAAATTCAACAATCTCTTAACCAACCTCAAGGAACTATTCATACGTTGTTGAATAGAAATAAGGAATGTCAGTCGTTGATAATTTTGTCAGCAGCCAATTGTTCTCGAATGGGGCCATTCAAGGATGTAAAATATCACAGTGTGATAAAAGAATCAATTAAAAAAGATACCCTAATTCCAATTAGGAATTCATTGGGCCCTTTAGGAACATGCCTTCCAATTGAGAATTTTTATTCATCTTACCATTTAATAACTCATAATCAGATCTTAGTAACTAACTATTTGCAACTTGACAATTTAAAACAGACTTTTCAAGTgattaaatttaaatattatttaatgGATGAAAATGGAAAAATTTTTAATCCCGATCCATGTCGTAACATTATTTTAAATCCATTAAATTTGAATTGGTATTTTCTCCATCACAATTATTGTGAAGAGACATCTAAAATAATTAGTCTTGGACAGTTTATTTGTGAAAATGTATGTATAGCCAAAAACGGATCGCCCCTCAAATCGGGTCAAGTTATACTTGTTCAAGTTGACTCGATAGTGATACGATCAGCTAAGCCTTATTTGGCCACCCCCGGAGCAACTGTTCATGGCCATTATGGGGAAACCCTTTACGAAGGAGATACATTAGTTACATTTATATATGAAAAATCGAGATCTGGTGATATAACACAGGGTCTTCCAAAAGTAGAACAGGTGTTAGAAGTGCGTTCGATTGATTCAATATCCATGAATCTAGAAAAGAGGGTTGAGGGTTGGAACAAATGTATAACAAGAATTCTTGGAATTCCTTGGGGATTCTTGATTGGTGCTGAGCTAACTATAGCGCAAAGCCGAATCTCTTTGGTTAATAAAATCCAACAGGTTTATCGCTCCCAGGGGGTGCAGATTCATAATAGGCATATAGAAATTATTGTACGTCAAATAACATCAAAAGTGTTGGTTTCAGAAGATGGAATGTCTAATGTTTTTTCACCCGGAGAACTTATTGGATTGTTGCGAGCAGAACGAATGGGGCGCGCTTTGGAAGAAGCGATCTGTTACCGAGTCGTCTTATTGGGAATAACAAGAGCATCTCTCAATACTCAAAGTTTCATATCTGAAGCGAGTTTTCAAGAAACTGCTCGAGTTTTAGCAAAAGCGGCTCTCCGGGGTCGTATCGATTGGTTGAAAGGCCTGAAAGAGAACGTTGTTTTGGGGGGGGTGATACCCGTTGGTACCGGATTCAAGGGATTAGTGCACCCTTCAAAACAACATAACAACATTCCTttggaaacaaaaaaaaagaatctaTTCGAGGGGGAGATGAGAGATATTTTGTTCCACCACAGAAAATTATTTGATTCTTGTCTTTCAAAAAAATTCCACGACATACCCGAACAATCATTTATAGGATTTAATGATTCCTAATAACGGATTCATCTCTTTCGCTATCTGCATTTCGTATGGTTATTTGCTTTGGTAATAAGGTAATAAAAAGAATAATGAATAGAAAAGAATAATGGTTTGGGTCGTGTATCTACGTCCAATCTACGGTAGAAGAGAAGGTTCCATCGGAACAATTATTTATTTCAGTTCAGGGTTCCtcgtctctttttttttttgaaaaagaataaaaaaagggGGAGGGTGTGGGGAGAAATGACAAGAAGATATTGGAACATAAATTTGGAAGAGATGATGGAGGCAGGAGTTCATTTTGGTCATGGTACTAGGAAATGGAATCCTAAAATGGCGCCTTATATCTCGGCAAAGCGTAAGGGTATTCATATTACAAATCTTACTAGAACTGCTCGTTTTTTATCAGAAGCTTGTGATTTAGTTTTTGACGCAGCAAGTAGGGGAAAACAATtcttaattgttggtaccaaaaATAAAGCAGCTGATTCAGTAGAGTGGGCTGCAATAAGGGCCCGGTGTCATTATGTTAATAAAAAATGGCTTGGCGGTATGTTAACGAATTGGTCCACTACAGAAACAAGACTTCATAAGTTCAGGGACTTGAGAATGGAACAAAAAACAGGGAGACTCAACCGTCTCCCGAAAAGAGATGCAGCTATGTTGAAAAGACAATTATCTCGCTTGCAAACATATCTGGGCGGGATTAAATATATGACAGGGGTACCCGATATTGTAATCATCGTTGATCAGCACGAAGAATATACGGCCCTGCGAGAGTGTATTACTTTAGGAATTCCAACAATTTGTTTAACCGATACAAATTGTGACCCCGATCTCGCAGATATTTCAATTCCAGCGAATGATGACGCCATATCCTCAATCCGATTAATTCTTAACAAATTAGTATTCGCAATTTGTGAGGGTCGTTCTAGCTATATAAGAAATCCTTGattaataataacataataagatAAATAACTTACTTCAGAAATCCCTTATGGAATCGCTTACTATTTCTGAATTTCAAAAAAGAGATAAAAATAACAGGGGATATTATGTGATTTATTAGTATTCGAAATCTTAGTTGGTATTCAAAATATCCGATTCAAATAGACAAAGAGATGGTTGAATCAAAAAATTTTGTTTCAAGTTCCATTTTTTCAGAGGGCAAGGCAATATGAATGTTCTATCATGTTCCATCAATACTCTAAAGGGGTTATACGATATATCCGGTGTGGAAGTAGGCCAACATTTCTATTGGCAAATAGGGGGTTTCCAAGTACATGGCCAAGTACTTATTACTTCTTGGGTTGTAATTGCTATCTTATTAGGTTCAGCCACTATAGCTGTTCGGAACCCACAAACCATTCCAACCGGGGGTCAGAATTTCTTCGAATATGTTCTTGAATTCATTCGAGATGTGAGTAAAACTCAAATTGGAGAAGAATATGGGCCCTGGGTTCCTTTTATTGGCACtatgtttttatttatttttgtttctaATTGGTCAGGAGCTCTTTTACCTTGGAAAATCATACAATTACCTCATGGGGAGTTAGCCGCACCCACGAATGATATAAATACTACTGTTGCTTTGGCTTTACTCACATCAGTGGCATATTTCTATGCGGGTCTTACAAAAAAAGGATTAGGTTATTTCGGAAAATATATTCAACCAACCCCAATCCTTTTACCCATTAACATCTTAGAAGATTTCACAAAACCTTTATCACTTAGTTTTCGACTTTTCGGGAATATCTTAGCTGATGAATTAgtagttgttgttcttgtttcttTAGTACCTTTAGTAGTTCCTATACCTGTCATGCTCCTTGGATTATTTACAAGTGGTATTCAAGCTCTTATTTTTGCAACTTTAGCCGCGGCTTATATAGGTGAATCCATGGAGGGCCATCATTGAAATATTGAAATAGTCTTTTTTAGCTTAGCCCAAAGCAATGTATAAATGTATATGGTGGGTGGCTCAAGAGAATTACTTAACTTAGGGAATAGAATAGGGGAATCTAAATATACAACTATGTTATATACGATCTAGAGTGATAGCAAAAAAATTACGATGATATTAAAGAGTAAGGGGAAAAAGATCTAAAAAAAAGATCTTTTTCCTAAAATTACCCTTTCCTTCACTTAATATCATACTTCGTCTCAATGAATATTCACTTTAGATTGCTCAGTCCATCTCATTATTAATTCATTGTTAAAACAATTTGAATATAAGAATTTTTGTCAATAATTCTTGTTGTATAGGTTTACGACGTGTAATTAAATAAAATTCAATAACAAAAAGGTAACAAAAAGGGCGAAATGATTTCCCTTTCAGTTGATTTTATTCAACGATTGCCCaaaatattaataataaataaataataaaaatgaataatttttttattcatttttattaattattaatttttattaattattaacaAATTGAAATTGCATGAACTTAGATCAATCAAATACTGATATTTCTATATTCTATACTCTATATTCTATACATAGGGAATTATTCGGCCTAATCAATTTGTCCATTTAGATTTATCTAGGTGGAATAATAAGAAAAGGTAAGGTTCAAAAGAATTTACAAAAAAGGGATTTTTTTGAGTATTTTAGAAAGGGTCGGTTAGGAGAGGGAGGTATCTGTACTTGAATAACTATAAGCCAACCCTTCTAGATGTTTCGACGCTTGATTCTCGAATAGGATTGAATCTAAGATGAATGCTTGGTTTACGTTATGGAAGAAAGACATGTATATGTGATATTAGATATTGACTAGTGCTAGTTATATATGAAATGAACTAAAGATATATTTTACTACTCTAGGGGATTCTAATAGACTAGAAGTCCTTCCGGCCCCTTGTGACTGTGAATTGAATGAATAAACGgatgaaatcaagaaataattcaaCTAACAGTTCGAACCAAGAACAAGAAATGGAAGAACGAAAGTCGTATGGGTTCACAAAGACTCCGTGGCTAAAAAGTAAAAAAGATATATCGAAGTAGTTCTGATGATTCAATAATCTTATTACTTCAATCCGAAGTTCTTAGTTACTTCAACTGGATGAGTCCTAGCGAGGGAATAATTAAGTCATAATTCATTGGTTGATTGTATCATTAACCATTTCTTTTTTTTGGTACGAGGAACTTATCATGAATCCACTGATTTCTGCCGCTTCCGTTATTGCTGCTGGATTGGCCGTAGGGCTTGCTTCTATTGGACCTGGAGTTGGTCAAGGGACTGCTGCGGGTCAAGCTGTAGAGGGTATCGCGAGACAGCCTGAGGCAGAGGGAAAAATACGAGGTACGCTATTGCTTAGTCTAGCTTTTATGGAAGCTTTAACAATTTATGGACTGGTTGTAGCATTAGCACTTTTATTTGCAAATCCTTTTGTTTAATCTTAGCTTAGAGCTTagaaatatgaaaaagaaataaatttttcatattttattgCCTTCGACTTGTCGTTTGCTTTTTCAAATTCTATCAAGATTTCCCTCCTCCAATTCTTTATTCTTTGACAAAAGAACCTACGGGAAGGGCTAATTTGCGGATGAGGAATTAGCATACTGACTCGCTTTCATCCTTCCCGTTCATAGACCAAGGGAAACTCTTTTTAGTAAGTGTTAGTGTTCCAATAACCAATAAAAGGGCTAGTTCATTAGTTCATAATTTATAACTAACtcgaatattttttattttttgactcAATTtcagaaaaaataaaagaataaataaaaagagGGCCGAAGTGCTACAAAAGGAACTCTGTTCGATTTTTTAGTCTATCTATAAGAGGAGATCATATGAAGAACGTAACCGATTCTTTCGTTTCTTTGGGCCACTGGCCATCTGCCGGGAGTTTCGGGTTTAATACCGATATTTTTGCAACAAATCCAATAAATCTAAGTGTAGTGCTTGGTGTATTGATTTTTTTTGGAAAGGGAGTGTGTGCGAGTTGTTTATTTCAAGAATAGGCTGGACCAACCAGCTGTACCCTTTTCCGTTATAAGTAGGAAAGAGAGGTGCATGATCTCGCGAATTACTTCTGTATAAATTCAGAAATTATATGTAAGAACCATAGCATTTCGCGATTTATTGGTAAATCTATTTTGATTCTCTATTAACCAATAATGTGGAACTATTAACATGGTTAAAACAAACTGTTTGAAGTCTAGACGCAGCATGGTACTCTTTCTACCACTCTGTTAATATAGAGGTGGTTTCAAAATAACTATTTTATCGATATAGGATACTCATATTGATAAAATGATTTGAACCGCTTATTGTAAATTGTAAAAACGGGGATTTTACCCCCTTTATCTAATGCTGAATCGACGACCTATTCTAAGTAAGAAGAGCTTTttggatttgaaaaaaaaaaaagaaacaacttTGCTGACAAttacatattttttattttgtcagAAGAGTCTTCCGAATATTTTGGTCTTACATTCGTTTCAATATCTTTTTGGAATATGAGCAAAGAAGAGAAGATAGGCTCATTACATTCATAAAAAAAGATATGAGAATTTACCTTAAGTAATTAATAAGTAATTAAGTAATTGAGCGTGAGAGCCAAATGAATCGAAAGATTCATGTTTGGTTCGGGAAGGGATTATGGAATTTTGTAAAGGAATGGAAAAATAATCTACTTTCATTAAGTGATttattagataatcgaaaacagaGGATCTTGAATACTATTAGAAATTCAGAAGAACTGCGTGAAGGGGCTATTGAACAACTCGAAAAAGCTCGTTCTCGCTTACGGAAAGTAGAAACCGAAGCCGAGCAGTTTCGAGTGAATGGATACGCCGAGATAGAACGAGAAAAATTGAATTTGATTAATTCAACTTATAAGACTTTGGAACAATTAGAAAATTACAAAAACGAAACGATTCAGTTTGAACAGCAAAGGGCGATTAATCAAGTCCGACAACGGGTTTTCCAACAAGCCTTACGAGGAGCTCTAGGAACTCTGAATAGTTGTTTGAACAACGAGTTACATTTACGTACCATTAGTGCCAATATTGGCATGTTGGGAACAATGAAAGAAATAACTGATTAGTCTTTCTACTGTAGgtattattttttctttcaaaaaagaataaagaaagaaTCATGGTAACCATTCGAGCTGACGAAATTAGTAATATTATCCGTGAACGTATTGAACaatataatagagaagtaaagaTTGTAAATACCGGTACCGTACTTCAAGTAGGCGATGGCATTGCTCGTATTCACGGTCTTGATGAAGTAATGGCGGGTGAATTAGTAGAATTTGCAGAGGGTACAATAGGCATTGCTCTGAATTTGGAATCAAATAATGTTGGTGTTGTATTAATGGGCGATGGTTTGTTGATACAAGAAGGAAGTTCTGTAAAAGCAACGGGAAGAATTGCTCAGATACCCGTGAGTGAGGCTTATTTGGGTCGTGTTGTAAATGCCCTGGCTAAACCTATTGATGGTAGAGGTGAAATTTCTGCTTCTGAATTTCGATTAATTGAATCTTCCGCCCCGGGTATTATTTCGCGCCGTTCCGTATATGAGCCTCTTCAAACTGGGCTTATTGCTATTGATTCGATGATCCCTATAGGACGTGGTCAGCGAGAATTAATTATTGGGGACAGACAGACCGGTAAAACAGCAGTAGCCACAGATACGATTCTCAATCAACAAGGTCAAAATGTAATATGTGTTTATGTAGCTATTGGGCAAAAAGCATCTTCTGTGGCCCAGGTAGTAACTACTTTACAGGAAAGGGGAGCGATGGAATACACTATTGTGGTAGCCGAAACGGCAGATTCCCCTGCTACATTACAATACCTTGCTCCTTATACAGGAGCAGCTCTGGCTGAATATTTTATGTATCGTGAACGACACACTTTAATCATTTATGATGATCCCTCCAAACAAGCGCAAGCTTATCGCCAAATGTCTCTTCTATTACGAAGACCGCCCGGTCGTGAAGCTTATCCAGGGGATGTTTTTTATTTGCATTCACGCCTTTTGGAAAGAGCCGCTAAATTAAGTTCTAGTTTAGGTGAAGGAAGTATGACCGCCTTACCAATAGTTGAAACTCAATCGGGAGATGTTTCGGCTTATATTCCTACTAATGTAATTTCCATTACTGATGGACAAATCTTCTTATCCGCCGACCTATTCAATTCTGGAATCAGACCTGCTATTAATGTGGGTATCTCCGTTTCCAGAGTGGGGTCCGCAGCTCAAATAAAAGCCATGAAACAAGTAGCTGGTAAATTAAAATTAGAACTAGCACAATTCGCAGAATTAGAAGCCTTTGCACAATTTGCTTCTGATCTCGATAAAGCTACTCAGAATCAATTGGCAAGAGGTCAACGATTACGTGAATTGCTTAAACAATCCCAATCAGCTCCTCTCACGGTAGACGAGCAGATAATGACTATTTATACCGGAACAAACGGCTATCTTGATTCATTAGAAGTTGGACAGGTAAGGAAATTTCTTGTTGAGCTACGTACTTACTTAAAAACTAATAAACCTCAGTTCCAAGAAATCATATCTTCTACCAAGATATTTACCGAGGAAGCAGAAGCCCTTTTGAAAGAAGCTATTCAGGAACAAATGGACCGTTTTATACTTCAGGAACAAGCATAAAGAAATATTGATCACTTTtgtcttaatcttaataaaaaaaGGAATTAAGCGTCTTGGATTCAAATATTCAAACAGTCTTTCTTGCTATCGAAatctaaaaaaatatatatatggaaataAATTGCGTCCAATAGGATTTGAACCTATACCAAAGGTTTAGAAGACCTCTGTCCTATCCATTAGACAATGGACGCTTTtcattctgattttttttttttcgtattttcactttttgtttgaaaaaaaaacataaagaaTCGGATGTGAAAGAATTTTTGGAATTGTATATTCAATGATGTACTAATACTAATAAACTAAATTTGATTTAATGAAAAGATTAAAATATTTAGAATAAATAGATAGAGAGCGGGTAGCGGGAATCGAACCCGCATCGTTAGCTTGGAAGGCTAGGGGTTATAGTCGACGTCGATTCATTATTTTGAACGTCTCTAATTCAAAACCGAACATGAAACTTTGGTTTCATTCGGCTCCTTTATGGAGATGAGTCAATTTATAGATCTAAGATGTgaacaaaattagaaaaaaaaaaagaattctacCCATAACATCTATGTCAGCTTTTGATCTGAATACAGATAAAACGAATAGCTTTGTAGATGATCCTTCTAGAAGAGGGGGATTCTAACAACCTTTCTAGTTATTTCGTTCTCTATTTCTATTTAATAGGATCCTGAGGAAAAGGATTTTGTTTCCACCGAGCTAAAACAATATGTTGATGTCTCTAGTAAACCAAAGTCATCGTTTAATAGCTATTTTGCTTCActttcttctttacaaataagaaattgaagatttagttACGATTAGAAATCAACTTTCTATCTTCATCCATGGATCCTTTATTCATACTTATTCAATTGGAAGTATTGATCCAATTCAAAAATTATGTTTCGCAATTTAATAATCCAATTTTTCAATGTCTAAGTGACCTTTGGATACAAATCACGAGAATGTGTATTTGTTCTCGAATCTGTCATTGAGAGGAAAAGGATTTAATCCTTTTAAGAAATAAAGTTTTTGATCGGAATACGAATCAAACCGAAGGACCCTTTAACTATTTAAGGGATAATAGAACGAATCACACTTTTACCACTAAACTATACCCGCTACAATTCGATTATTGTATACAAATGCAACTTTTGTCGAACAGGGGAATTGTGGTAATCAAGATAGGATAAGATAGGGTCGTCAAAACCACTAAAATCATAACATAAAAATGCATTGTGGAATACTCGAAAGCTTCTTTTTTTTAGTCCAGCAAGATGGTAAACATAAAAAAGCAGAAAGAGAAATGAGACTTTTATTTTGAtcgaattttctatttcatatatatattttttttacttttagcaaAAATGGGAATTTTTTCTTGTTGCTTGAATATTAACTATTCAATTAAAATGAAATATTACAACTATAACAGGCATTTTTgttttcaaattcaaattcgTTGGAACAAAAGAGGCCCGGCTGGGTACTGACCAGACCAGGCCATGAGAATAAGAGGGTCCTTTCGAACAAAATCAAGACAAAGA
Encoded proteins:
- the LOC132640943 gene encoding small ribosomal subunit protein uS2c, with product MTRRYWNINLEEMMEAGVHFGHGTRKWNPKMAPYISAKRKGIHITNLTRTARFLSEACDLVFDAASRGKQFLIVGTKNKAADSVEWAAIRARCHYVNKKWLGGMLTNWSTTETRLHKFRDLRMEQKTGRLNRLPKRDAAMLKRQLSRLQTYLGGIKYMTGVPDIVIIVDQHEEYTALRECITLGIPTICLTDTNCDPDLADISIPANDDAISSIRLILNKLVFAICEGRSSYIRNP
- the LOC132640940 gene encoding ATP synthase subunit alpha, chloroplastic-like; translation: MVTIRADEISNIIRERIEQYNREVKIVNTGTVLQVGDGIARIHGLDEVMAGELVEFAEGTIGIALNLESNNVGVVLMGDGLLIQEGSSVKATGRIAQIPVSEAYLGRVVNALAKPIDGRGEISASEFRLIESSAPGIISRRSVYEPLQTGLIAIDSMIPIGRGQRELIIGDRQTGKTAVATDTILNQQGQNVICVYVAIGQKASSVAQVVTTLQERGAMEYTIVVAETADSPATLQYLAPYTGAALAEYFMYRERHTLIIYDDPSKQAQAYRQMSLLLRRPPGREAYPGDVFYLHSRLLERAAKLSSSLGEGSMTALPIVETQSGDVSAYIPTNVISITDGQIFLSADLFNSGIRPAINVGISVSRVGSAAQIKAMKQVAGKLKLELAQFAELEAFAQFASDLDKATQNQLARGQRLRELLKQSQSAPLTVDEQIMTIYTGTNGYLDSLEVGQVRKFLVELRTYLKTNKPQFQEIISSTKIFTEEAEALLKEAIQEQMDRFILQEQA
- the LOC132640944 gene encoding ATP synthase subunit b, chloroplastic; amino-acid sequence: MKNVTDSFVSLGHWPSAGSFGFNTDIFATNPINLSVVLGVLIFFGKGVLSDLLDNRKQRILNTIRNSEELREGAIEQLEKARSRLRKVETEAEQFRVNGYAEIEREKLNLINSTYKTLEQLENYKNETIQFEQQRAINQVRQRVFQQALRGALGTLNSCLNNELHLRTISANIGMLGTMKEITD